In Streptomyces nojiriensis, one genomic interval encodes:
- a CDS encoding ABC transporter ATP-binding protein, which translates to MSLAVRLEGLSAGYGAGVPVLEQTDLEFAAGSFTALLGSSGCGKSTVLNTVAGFVRPTAGQVTAGAEPVRGPGPERGVVFQHYALFPWRTARGNVEFALRRLGLPRAERRRRALAALAEVGLADGAEKYPAQLSGGMQQRVALARALAAEPEVLLMDEPFGALDALTRTRMQTLLRELWQRRGTTVLFVTHDIDEALALAGRVIVLGGSPGRVLADHPVPPGPPDPDLRSLIARRLGSE; encoded by the coding sequence ATGAGCCTCGCGGTACGGCTGGAGGGGCTCTCGGCGGGCTACGGGGCCGGCGTGCCGGTGCTGGAGCAGACCGACCTGGAGTTCGCGGCGGGCTCGTTCACGGCGCTGCTCGGGTCCAGCGGATGCGGCAAGTCCACGGTCCTCAACACGGTGGCCGGGTTCGTACGGCCCACCGCCGGGCAGGTCACCGCGGGGGCGGAGCCGGTGCGCGGGCCGGGCCCGGAACGGGGCGTGGTGTTCCAGCACTACGCGCTGTTCCCCTGGCGCACGGCCCGCGGCAACGTCGAGTTCGCCCTGCGGCGCCTCGGACTGCCCCGTGCGGAGCGCCGCCGGCGCGCCCTCGCGGCGCTGGCCGAGGTGGGGCTCGCGGACGGCGCGGAGAAGTACCCGGCCCAGCTTTCGGGCGGGATGCAGCAGCGGGTGGCGCTGGCCCGGGCGCTGGCCGCCGAACCCGAAGTGCTGTTGATGGACGAGCCGTTCGGAGCGCTGGACGCGCTGACCCGGACCCGGATGCAGACCCTGCTGCGGGAGCTGTGGCAACGCCGCGGCACCACCGTCCTGTTCGTCACGCACGACATCGACGAGGCGCTGGCGCTCGCCGGGCGCGTGATCGTCCTCGGCGGGAGTCCCGGGCGGGTGCTCGCCGACCACCCCGTGCCGCCCGGGCCGCCCGATCCCGACCTGCGCTCCCTGATCGCCCGCCGTCTCGGCTCCGAATGA
- a CDS encoding aryl-sulfate sulfotransferase encodes MTVDQNTLRRRGVGLIAHDPERSYGGFTLYTPITSAGEIHLVDIEGRPVHTWNSPHPPGRQAQILPNGNLFYAAKDTSGPTLFPIWDVYHGGIFQELAPDSTVLREVRHPFHHHDASTLRNGNLLIGAVEPLDPADAARIRGGIPGSEAPGGVIYGDVVYELTWDGAIVWRWAAIEHLDPQEVPLNPHFARNHWPMANTVNESADGSIVVGFRSASTTVSVDRADGSVRWRIGPDVLAQQHHPHELPGGTLLVFDNGTYRDTTSVPYSRVLELDPSTGKEVWAYEDNPPQNFFSPYMSSAQRLPNGNTFIAEGSFGRLFEVTPGGEVVWEFVVPQFRSFGEGVGLESSAGAQNSVFRAYRYAAEQIPWL; translated from the coding sequence ATGACCGTCGACCAGAACACCCTGCGCCGCCGCGGCGTCGGCCTGATCGCCCACGACCCCGAGCGCAGCTACGGCGGCTTCACCCTCTACACACCGATCACCAGCGCCGGCGAGATCCACCTCGTCGACATCGAGGGCCGGCCGGTCCACACCTGGAACTCCCCGCACCCGCCCGGCCGTCAGGCGCAGATCCTGCCGAACGGAAACCTCTTCTACGCGGCCAAGGACACGAGCGGCCCGACCCTCTTCCCCATCTGGGACGTCTACCACGGCGGCATCTTCCAGGAGCTGGCCCCGGACTCGACGGTGCTCCGCGAGGTCCGGCACCCCTTCCACCACCACGACGCCTCGACCCTGCGCAACGGCAACCTGCTCATCGGGGCCGTCGAGCCGCTGGACCCGGCCGACGCGGCCCGGATCCGGGGCGGCATCCCCGGATCCGAGGCGCCCGGCGGGGTGATCTACGGGGACGTGGTGTACGAACTGACCTGGGACGGGGCGATCGTGTGGCGCTGGGCCGCCATCGAGCACCTGGACCCGCAGGAAGTGCCGCTGAACCCGCACTTCGCCCGCAACCACTGGCCGATGGCCAACACCGTCAACGAGAGCGCGGACGGCTCGATCGTGGTGGGCTTCCGCAGCGCGTCCACCACCGTGTCGGTGGACCGTGCCGACGGGTCCGTGCGGTGGCGCATCGGCCCGGACGTACTGGCCCAGCAGCACCATCCGCACGAACTGCCCGGCGGCACCCTCCTGGTCTTCGACAACGGCACCTACCGCGACACCACCTCGGTGCCGTACTCGCGCGTGCTGGAGCTCGACCCGTCCACCGGCAAGGAGGTGTGGGCGTACGAGGACAACCCGCCGCAGAACTTCTTCAGCCCGTACATGTCCAGCGCCCAGCGCCTGCCGAACGGCAACACCTTCATCGCCGAAGGCTCCTTCGGACGGCTCTTCGAGGTGACCCCCGGCGGCGAGGTCGTGTGGGAGTTCGTGGTCCCGCAGTTCCGGTCCTTCGGGGAAGGCGTGGGCCTGGAGTCCTCGGCCGGCGCCCAGAACTCGGTCTTCCGCGCCTACCGGTACGCCGCGGAGCAGATCCCGTGGCTGTGA
- a CDS encoding NtaA/DmoA family FMN-dependent monooxygenase (This protein belongs to a clade of FMN-dependent monooxygenases, within a broader family of flavin-dependent oxidoreductases, the luciferase-like monooxygenase (LMM) family, some of whose members use coenzyme F420 rather than FMN.), with translation MSSKPLKQIHLAAHFPGVNNTTVWSDPAAGSHIDFDSFIHFAQTAERAKFDFLFLAEGLRLREQGGEIYDLDVVGRPDTFTVLAALAAVTERLGLTGTINSTFNEPYEVARQFATLDHLSEGRAAWNVVTSWDAFTGENFRRGGFLPREDRYSRAQEFLATATELFDSWDGSEISADAATGTFLRDARAGAFAHRGRHFDIEGRFNVPRSPQGRPVVFQAGDSEEGREFAAAGADAIFGRYGTLDAGREFYADVKGRLAGHGRTHDQLKILPAATFVLGDTDAQAREIAHEVRRLQVSGQTAIKYLEHVWNRDLSAYDPDGPLPEIDPRVGENTIALGRASVRQFRDPLATARQWRELARAKNLSIRELVIATTADQTFVGSAATIAESINTLVQADAADGFILVPHITPGGLDGFADSVVPLLQERGVFRTEYEGTTLRDHLGLATPAPAPAAAAAPAPAP, from the coding sequence ATGAGCAGCAAGCCGCTCAAGCAGATCCATCTCGCGGCCCACTTCCCGGGCGTCAACAACACCACCGTGTGGAGCGACCCGGCCGCCGGCAGCCACATCGACTTCGACTCGTTCATCCACTTCGCGCAGACGGCCGAGCGCGCCAAGTTCGACTTCCTGTTCCTCGCGGAGGGGCTGCGGCTGCGCGAACAGGGCGGTGAGATATACGACTTGGACGTGGTCGGCCGGCCCGACACCTTCACGGTGCTCGCCGCCCTGGCCGCGGTGACCGAGCGCCTGGGCCTGACCGGGACCATCAACTCCACCTTCAACGAGCCCTACGAGGTGGCCCGCCAGTTCGCCACGCTCGACCACCTCTCGGAAGGCCGGGCCGCCTGGAACGTGGTCACCTCCTGGGACGCCTTCACCGGCGAGAACTTCCGGCGCGGCGGATTCCTGCCGCGTGAGGACCGCTACTCCCGCGCCCAGGAGTTCCTGGCGACCGCCACCGAGCTGTTCGACTCCTGGGACGGCTCCGAGATCTCCGCCGACGCGGCGACCGGCACGTTCCTGCGCGACGCACGGGCCGGGGCCTTCGCCCACCGGGGCCGGCACTTCGACATCGAGGGCCGCTTCAACGTGCCGCGCAGCCCGCAGGGCCGGCCGGTGGTCTTCCAGGCGGGCGACTCCGAGGAGGGCCGGGAGTTCGCCGCCGCCGGCGCCGACGCGATCTTCGGACGGTACGGAACCCTCGACGCGGGGCGGGAGTTCTACGCGGACGTCAAGGGCCGGCTCGCGGGGCACGGCCGTACGCACGACCAGTTGAAGATCCTGCCCGCGGCCACCTTCGTCCTCGGGGACACCGACGCGCAGGCCCGGGAAATCGCGCACGAGGTGCGCCGCCTCCAGGTCAGCGGGCAGACCGCGATCAAGTACCTGGAGCACGTCTGGAACCGGGACCTGTCCGCCTACGACCCGGACGGTCCGCTGCCCGAGATCGACCCCCGGGTCGGGGAGAACACCATCGCCCTCGGGCGGGCGAGCGTAAGGCAGTTCCGCGATCCGCTCGCCACCGCGCGGCAGTGGCGCGAGCTGGCCCGGGCCAAGAACCTGTCGATCCGCGAACTGGTGATCGCGACCACCGCCGACCAGACGTTCGTCGGCTCGGCCGCCACGATCGCCGAGTCGATCAACACCTTGGTGCAGGCGGACGCCGCCGACGGTTTCATCCTCGTCCCCCACATCACCCCGGGCGGTCTGGACGGCTTCGCGGACTCCGTCGTACCGCTGCTCCAGGAGCGCGGGGTCTTCCGCACCGAGTACGAGGGCACCACCCTGCGCGACCACCTCGGTCTCGCGACCCCGGCGCCTGCCCCGGCCGCGGCCGCGGCCCCGGCCCCGGCCCCGTGA
- a CDS encoding ABC transporter permease, translating into MHATPSPPGRGLAGLGPALGAAGVVLALWYLLARSGAVAPGLLPTPGETAAALADSARSGTLAADLGASLARAGQGFALGAVVGGALGFTTGYLPKASAAVTPVISFLRPIPAIALVPLATAWFGIGESAKRLLIAYAVLLAVWLYVHDGVSRVPVSHLRAARSLGAPLHRRFTEVLLPAAAPALLAALRYGASVALLALVAAELGGADSGLAYRLQVDGQFLRVDRMFAGLLVLGLLGVAVDLVLAAVGRRFVHWSAS; encoded by the coding sequence GTGCACGCCACCCCCTCACCCCCCGGCCGGGGCCTCGCCGGGCTCGGCCCGGCGCTGGGCGCGGCCGGCGTCGTACTCGCGCTCTGGTACCTCCTCGCCCGCTCCGGCGCGGTCGCGCCGGGGCTGCTGCCCACGCCGGGCGAGACCGCGGCCGCCCTGGCGGACAGCGCCCGCAGCGGCACCCTGGCCGCCGACCTCGGCGCCAGCCTCGCCCGGGCCGGACAGGGCTTCGCCCTGGGCGCCGTCGTCGGCGGCGCCCTCGGCTTCACCACCGGCTACCTGCCGAAGGCCTCCGCCGCCGTCACCCCGGTGATCTCCTTCCTCCGGCCGATCCCGGCCATCGCGCTGGTACCGCTCGCGACCGCCTGGTTCGGCATCGGCGAGAGCGCCAAGCGCCTGCTCATCGCGTACGCCGTCCTGCTCGCCGTCTGGCTGTACGTCCACGACGGGGTGTCCCGGGTACCGGTCTCCCATCTGCGGGCGGCCCGGTCGCTGGGGGCCCCGCTGCACCGGCGGTTCACCGAGGTGCTGCTGCCCGCCGCCGCTCCCGCCCTCCTCGCGGCCCTGCGCTACGGGGCCTCGGTGGCCCTGCTCGCGCTGGTGGCTGCCGAACTGGGCGGCGCGGACAGCGGACTGGCGTACCGGCTCCAGGTGGACGGCCAGTTCCTGCGGGTGGACCGGATGTTCGCGGGGCTGCTCGTACTCGGACTGCTCGGGGTGGCCGTCGACCTCGTACTGGCCGCCGTGGGCCGCCGGTTCGTGCACTGGAGCGCGTCATGA
- a CDS encoding LLM class flavin-dependent oxidoreductase, which translates to MPGIPLGVLDLVPVSSGSTAAEALHRSIDLARRAEEFGYARYWFAEHHLNPGVAGTSPAVVLALTASATSAIRLGSGAVQLGHRTALSTVEEFGLIDALHPGRIDLGLGRSAGRPRPSDGPGARPPVTPVVDGYAPNGLRIPEPFSFAPLLGHPRVALQQKLLNLPGAQPQEYGEQVDDVLALLRGEYRSPEGVEAHAVPGEGADVQVWILGSSGGVSAETAGRNGLRFAANYHVSPAAVLEAAAGYRAAFKPSAELDRPYLTVSADVVVAEGEEAAHELATGYGAWVRSIRTAEGAIPYPTPAEARALPWTDADRRLVADRLETRFVGSARTVADHLERLQAATGADELLITTITHGHAERVNSYRLLAEEWHRRAH; encoded by the coding sequence ATGCCCGGCATCCCCCTCGGGGTCCTCGACCTCGTCCCCGTCTCGTCCGGTTCCACCGCCGCCGAAGCCCTGCACCGGAGTATCGATCTCGCCCGGCGGGCCGAGGAGTTCGGCTACGCCCGCTACTGGTTCGCGGAGCACCACCTCAATCCCGGGGTCGCCGGGACCTCTCCGGCGGTCGTGCTCGCGCTGACCGCCTCCGCGACCTCGGCCATCCGGCTGGGCTCGGGCGCGGTGCAGCTCGGGCACCGCACCGCGCTGTCGACCGTCGAGGAGTTCGGCCTGATCGACGCACTGCATCCCGGACGCATCGACCTGGGGCTGGGCCGCTCGGCGGGCCGGCCCCGGCCGTCCGACGGTCCGGGCGCGCGGCCGCCGGTCACGCCGGTCGTGGACGGGTACGCCCCGAACGGGCTGCGGATCCCCGAACCGTTCTCCTTCGCCCCTCTGCTGGGCCATCCGCGGGTGGCCCTCCAGCAGAAGCTGCTGAACCTGCCGGGAGCCCAGCCGCAGGAGTACGGCGAGCAGGTCGACGACGTGCTCGCGCTGCTGCGGGGCGAGTACCGCTCGCCGGAGGGCGTCGAGGCGCATGCCGTCCCCGGCGAGGGGGCCGACGTACAGGTGTGGATCCTGGGCAGCAGCGGCGGGGTGAGTGCGGAGACGGCGGGGCGCAACGGGCTCCGGTTCGCGGCCAACTACCACGTCAGTCCTGCGGCGGTGCTGGAGGCGGCCGCGGGGTACCGGGCCGCTTTCAAGCCTTCGGCCGAGCTGGACCGGCCGTATCTGACGGTGTCCGCCGATGTGGTGGTGGCCGAGGGCGAGGAGGCGGCGCACGAGCTGGCCACCGGGTACGGGGCCTGGGTCCGCAGCATCCGGACGGCCGAGGGGGCCATCCCCTACCCCACCCCGGCCGAGGCGCGGGCCCTGCCGTGGACCGATGCGGACCGGCGGCTGGTGGCCGACCGGCTGGAGACCCGGTTCGTCGGCTCCGCGCGCACCGTCGCCGATCACCTGGAGCGGCTCCAGGCGGCGACGGGCGCCGACGAACTGCTGATCACCACGATCACGCACGGGCACGCGGAGCGGGTGAACTCCTACCGGCTGCTCGCCGAGGAATGGCACCGCCGGGCGCACTGA
- a CDS encoding LLM class flavin-dependent oxidoreductase: MSVSSSSPAPLHLAVALDGAGRHPAAWREPGARPAELFTARYWAGLAGEAEAGLLDFITFEDGLALQSSSPTGPDGRTDRVRGRLDAVLTAARVAPLTRHIGLVPAVTATHTEPFHISKAIATLDHVSRGRAGLRIQVSGLAHEARHFGRRTAPFADGELYAEAADHVEVIRRLWDSWEDDAEIRDVATGRFVDRGKLHHIDFEGRHFNVRGPSITPRPPQGQPVVSASGDGEASYALIARSAEIGYVAAHDGAGTRAAVAAIRRAREATGPAADPLHLFGDLTVFLDADAPAAAARLERLDALAGVPYAGDGAVFTGSPGQLADLLLERRSAGLSGFLLRPGVIAHDLPAITRGLVPELQRRGAFRREYGADTLRGLLGLERPANRYARPAA, from the coding sequence GTGTCCGTTTCCTCATCGTCACCGGCGCCCCTGCACCTCGCCGTCGCCCTCGACGGCGCGGGCCGGCACCCGGCCGCCTGGCGCGAGCCGGGTGCCCGGCCCGCCGAGCTCTTCACCGCCCGCTACTGGGCCGGTCTCGCCGGCGAGGCCGAGGCCGGGCTGCTCGACTTCATCACCTTCGAGGACGGCCTCGCCCTCCAGTCCTCCTCGCCCACCGGACCCGACGGGCGCACGGACCGGGTCCGCGGCCGGCTGGACGCGGTGCTCACCGCCGCCCGGGTCGCACCTCTGACGCGGCACATCGGGCTGGTCCCGGCCGTGACGGCGACCCACACCGAGCCCTTCCACATCTCCAAGGCGATCGCCACGCTCGACCACGTGAGCCGGGGACGGGCCGGCCTGCGGATCCAGGTGTCCGGGCTCGCCCACGAGGCACGGCACTTCGGGCGGCGGACCGCTCCGTTCGCGGACGGGGAGCTGTACGCGGAGGCCGCCGACCACGTCGAGGTGATCCGGCGGCTGTGGGACAGCTGGGAGGACGACGCGGAGATCCGGGACGTGGCCACGGGCCGGTTCGTCGACCGCGGGAAGCTCCACCACATCGACTTCGAGGGGCGGCACTTCAACGTCAGGGGGCCTTCGATCACCCCGCGCCCGCCGCAGGGACAGCCCGTCGTCAGCGCGTCCGGCGACGGCGAGGCCTCGTACGCGCTCATCGCCCGGTCCGCCGAGATCGGGTACGTGGCCGCGCACGACGGCGCCGGTACGCGCGCGGCCGTGGCGGCGATCCGGCGGGCCCGGGAGGCGACCGGGCCCGCCGCGGACCCGCTGCACCTCTTCGGGGACCTCACGGTGTTCCTCGACGCGGACGCTCCGGCGGCCGCCGCGCGCCTGGAGCGCCTCGACGCGCTCGCGGGTGTCCCGTACGCCGGTGACGGCGCCGTCTTCACCGGGAGCCCCGGGCAGTTGGCGGACCTGCTCCTGGAGCGGCGTTCGGCAGGCCTGTCCGGTTTCCTGCTGCGGCCGGGCGTGATCGCCCACGACCTGCCCGCCATCACCCGGGGGCTGGTGCCGGAGCTGCAGCGGCGCGGGGCCTTCCGCCGGGAGTACGGGGCGGACACCCTGCGCGGCCTGCTCGGGCTGGAGCGCCCGGCCAACCGTTACGCGCGGCCCGCAGCCTGA
- a CDS encoding ABC transporter substrate-binding protein, with product MLRPRAVAAVLLAALLSPFATACGSSPSGPADGGRPAVTLAASDHLGGAPVHVAEEGDLWSAEGITASVTTQPTGRDALNAVLGGQAQLGVVGDLPAVTATLGGRELRVVADLSRFSDWRLLTRTDRQITGFAALKGRKVGVPQGTNVEYALSRMLASAQLTAADVTVVNLAPNQVTSALARGDIDAGVTFPSFYDAARTALGGTYAELPFTGYTARTLLVAGPSASQESTTAVLRSLLRAQRELGADPAGARKAVLAQSKGALQAAYVDTFQPRYTYGATLSPELLAQLEEEAAWAKAAQNLPGSADRAALLKYLDAGPLTAVDPAAVTVR from the coding sequence ATGCTCAGACCCCGCGCGGTGGCCGCCGTACTGCTGGCCGCCCTGCTCTCCCCGTTCGCCACGGCCTGCGGCTCTTCCCCGTCGGGCCCGGCGGACGGCGGCCGCCCGGCCGTCACCCTCGCCGCGAGCGACCATCTCGGCGGCGCCCCCGTCCACGTGGCCGAGGAGGGCGACCTCTGGTCGGCCGAGGGCATCACGGCCAGCGTCACCACCCAGCCCACCGGCCGGGACGCGTTGAACGCCGTACTCGGCGGCCAGGCCCAGCTCGGCGTCGTCGGCGACCTGCCCGCCGTGACGGCCACGCTGGGCGGCCGCGAACTGCGGGTCGTCGCCGACCTGTCCCGGTTCTCCGACTGGCGCCTGCTCACCCGGACCGACCGGCAGATCACCGGCTTCGCCGCACTGAAGGGCCGCAAGGTCGGAGTCCCGCAGGGCACGAACGTCGAGTACGCGCTGTCGCGCATGCTCGCCTCGGCGCAATTGACCGCGGCGGACGTCACGGTGGTCAACCTCGCCCCGAACCAGGTCACTTCGGCCCTGGCCCGGGGCGACATCGACGCCGGGGTCACCTTCCCCAGCTTCTACGACGCCGCACGCACCGCCCTGGGCGGCACCTACGCCGAGCTCCCCTTCACCGGGTACACGGCCAGGACCCTCCTCGTCGCAGGCCCGTCGGCGAGCCAGGAGAGCACCACCGCCGTCCTGCGCAGCCTGCTGCGCGCCCAGCGGGAGCTCGGAGCCGACCCGGCCGGGGCCCGCAAGGCCGTGCTCGCCCAGTCCAAGGGCGCCCTCCAGGCCGCCTACGTCGACACCTTCCAGCCGCGCTACACGTACGGCGCCACCCTCTCCCCCGAGCTGCTGGCGCAGCTGGAGGAGGAGGCCGCCTGGGCCAAGGCCGCCCAGAACCTGCCCGGCTCCGCCGACCGCGCCGCACTGCTGAAGTACCTGGACGCCGGCCCCCTGACGGCCGTCGACCCGGCCGCCGTCACCGTCCGCTGA
- a CDS encoding PD40 domain-containing protein: protein MRRISVIRNAGRAVLAPGIVAALLTGGVAHATDAEPKPAGTTPIGSSAGSPSISADGRYVAFASPARDLVAGDTNRADDVFVRDRQTGAITRVSVDSAGNQANNVSRNPSISADGRYVAFESFATNLVAGDTNRYRDVFVHDLQTGETTRVSVGSHGEQSDSESSHPSISADGHYVAFDSPASNLVSGDTNDSHDVFVRDRQTGGTTRVSVDSNARQGDGISQLPSISADGRYVAFSSGARTLSLFPDNNHADDVFVHDRLTGYTDRISVGPGGEEGNSASRTATVSGDGRFVAFESTASNLVAGDTGGPFDTDIFLYDRVTRTTTQVNLGPDGLSDGRTPGQERTTLSADGRYIAFVSGEDKLVTGDTNSSWDVYVRDRVSATTTRVSVADDGSQSDGHSYSPAISADGHHVAFTTGATNLGGDGTGRKFNLYVRGLGN from the coding sequence ATGAGACGCATCTCCGTAATCCGCAACGCAGGGCGCGCCGTGCTCGCGCCGGGAATCGTCGCGGCCCTGCTGACGGGCGGCGTCGCGCATGCCACGGATGCCGAACCGAAGCCGGCGGGCACGACACCGATCGGCAGCTCCGCCGGCAGTCCGTCGATCTCAGCCGACGGCCGTTACGTGGCCTTCGCCTCGCCGGCAAGGGATCTGGTGGCCGGCGACACCAACCGGGCGGACGACGTGTTCGTGCGCGACCGGCAGACCGGCGCCATCACCAGGGTCAGCGTCGACTCCGCGGGCAACCAGGCCAACAACGTGAGCCGGAATCCGTCGATCTCGGCCGACGGCCGCTACGTCGCGTTCGAGTCCTTCGCGACGAACCTGGTGGCCGGTGACACCAACCGCTACCGCGATGTTTTCGTGCACGACCTGCAGACCGGCGAGACGACCAGGGTCAGCGTCGGAAGCCACGGCGAACAGAGCGACAGTGAGAGCTCCCATCCGTCGATCTCCGCCGACGGCCACTACGTCGCGTTCGACTCCCCCGCGTCGAACCTCGTGTCCGGCGACACCAACGACAGCCACGACGTCTTCGTGCGCGACCGGCAGACCGGTGGGACCACCAGGGTCAGCGTCGATTCGAACGCTCGCCAGGGCGACGGCATCAGCCAACTGCCGTCGATTTCGGCGGACGGGCGCTACGTCGCCTTCTCTTCCGGGGCGAGGACGCTGTCCCTGTTCCCCGACAACAACCACGCTGACGACGTGTTCGTGCACGATCGGCTGACCGGGTACACCGACCGGATCAGCGTCGGTCCCGGCGGCGAAGAAGGAAATTCCGCCAGTCGCACGGCGACCGTCTCGGGCGACGGCCGTTTCGTCGCCTTCGAATCCACGGCGTCGAATCTGGTGGCGGGTGACACCGGCGGGCCGTTCGACACCGACATCTTCCTGTACGACCGGGTTACGCGGACGACGACGCAGGTGAACCTCGGCCCCGATGGCCTGAGCGACGGCAGGACCCCCGGCCAGGAGCGGACCACGCTCTCGGCCGACGGCCGCTACATCGCGTTCGTGTCCGGCGAGGACAAGCTGGTGACCGGCGACACCAACTCGAGCTGGGACGTGTACGTGCGAGACCGGGTGAGCGCCACGACGACCAGGGTCAGCGTCGCCGACGACGGCTCGCAGAGCGATGGGCACAGCTACAGCCCCGCGATTTCGGCCGACGGCCACCACGTCGCATTCACGACCGGCGCGACGAACCTGGGCGGTGACGGCACCGGCCGGAAGTTCAACCTGTACGTGCGCGGACTCGGCAACTGA
- a CDS encoding LLM class flavin-dependent oxidoreductase, translating to MKFLAITLITDSPDPATGGLKPTRERFREVVAAALLAEELGFDGFGVGERHERPFLSSSPPVVLGHIAALTRRIRLFTAVTTLSLLDPVRAYEDYATLDHLSDGRLELMIGKGNGAAQRELFQVSPEDQWERNAEGYELFRRIWREDKVSAQPRFRPALSGAEVLPRPFQRALRVWHGSATSRESVDLAARCGDPLFSANVTHPIGPYAELIRHYRERWEHYGHDPARAVVGAGTAGYHAARTSQQAVAAYRPAFARYLAFHEQLGAAPVFPTLEDFVERSSALIGSPQQVIEKVHRYHEAFGHTALHLQAEAGGLAEADHRASLELFQSDIAPVLRRAIPDPRFPDPAFPDL from the coding sequence GTGAAGTTCCTCGCCATCACCCTGATCACGGACTCCCCCGACCCGGCGACGGGTGGTCTGAAGCCCACGCGGGAGCGGTTCCGTGAGGTGGTCGCCGCCGCCCTGCTGGCGGAGGAGCTCGGCTTCGACGGCTTCGGCGTGGGCGAGCGCCACGAGCGGCCCTTCCTGTCCTCCTCGCCGCCCGTGGTGCTCGGCCACATCGCCGCGCTGACCCGCCGGATCCGGCTGTTCACCGCCGTCACCACGCTGAGCCTGCTCGACCCGGTGCGGGCGTACGAGGACTACGCGACGCTCGACCACCTCAGCGACGGGCGCCTGGAGCTGATGATCGGCAAGGGCAACGGCGCGGCGCAGCGCGAGCTGTTCCAGGTGTCCCCCGAGGACCAGTGGGAACGCAACGCCGAGGGCTACGAGCTGTTCCGCCGGATCTGGCGGGAGGACAAGGTGAGCGCGCAGCCGCGCTTCCGGCCCGCGCTGAGCGGTGCGGAGGTGCTGCCGAGACCGTTCCAGCGGGCCCTGCGGGTCTGGCACGGCAGTGCCACGAGCCGGGAGTCGGTCGATCTCGCGGCGCGCTGCGGCGACCCGCTCTTCTCGGCGAACGTCACGCACCCGATCGGGCCGTACGCGGAGCTGATCCGCCACTACCGGGAGCGCTGGGAGCACTACGGGCACGATCCGGCCCGGGCCGTGGTGGGTGCGGGCACGGCCGGCTACCACGCGGCCCGCACCTCGCAGCAGGCGGTGGCGGCGTACCGGCCGGCGTTCGCGCGCTACCTCGCCTTCCACGAGCAGCTGGGCGCGGCCCCCGTCTTCCCGACCCTGGAGGACTTCGTCGAGCGGAGCTCGGCGCTGATCGGCAGCCCCCAGCAGGTGATCGAGAAGGTGCACCGCTACCACGAGGCCTTCGGCCACACGGCCCTGCACCTGCAGGCCGAGGCGGGCGGGCTCGCCGAGGCGGACCACCGCGCCTCGCTCGAACTCTTCCAGTCGGACATCGCGCCGGTCCTGCGCCGCGCGATACCCGACCCCCGCTTCCCCGACCCTGCCTTCCCCGACCTTTAA